In Apodemus sylvaticus chromosome 8, mApoSyl1.1, whole genome shotgun sequence, one genomic interval encodes:
- the LOC127691651 gene encoding olfactory receptor 11G2-like: MKTLSSPSNSSTITGFILLGFPCPREGQILLFVLFSIVYLLTLMGNTSIICAVCWDQRLHTPMYLLLANFSFLEIWYVSSTVPNMLANFLSENKIISFTGCFLQFYFFFSLGSTECLFLAVMAFDRYLAICRPLHYPALMTGRLCNILVISCWVLGFLWFPVPIFIISQMSFCGSRVIDHFLCDPGPLLALACSRAPLMEVFWTIITSLILFIPFLFIMGSYTLVLRAVFRVPSRDGQKKAFSTCGSHLTVVLLFYGSVMIMYLSPTSEHEAGVQKLVTLFYSVVTPLINPVIYSLRNKDMKHALQKILRT; the protein is encoded by the coding sequence ATGAAAACCCTCAGCAGTCCCAGCAACTCCAGCACCATCACTGGCTTCATCCTCTTGGGCTTTCCCTGCCCCAGGGAGGGGCAAATCCTCCTCTTTGTGCTCTTCTCCATTGTCTACCTCCTCACCCTCATGGGCAACACTTCCATCATCTGTGCTGTGTGCTGGGATCAGAGACTTCACACACCCATGTACCTCCTGCTGGCCAACTTCTCTTTCCTGGAAATCTGGTATGTCAGCTCCACAGTACCCAACATGTTGGCCAACTTCCTCTcagaaaacaagatcatttccTTCACTGGGTGCTTCCtgcagttttatttcttcttctccttgggTTCTACAGAATGCCTTTTCCTGGCAGTCATGGCCTTTGATCGCTACCTTGCCATCTGCAGGCCTCTACATTACCCTGCTCTCATGACTGGGCGCCTCTGCAACATCCTTGTGATCAGTTGCTGGGTGCTTGGTTTTCTCTGGTTTCCTGTTCCCATTTTCATCATTTCCCAGATGTCCTTCTGTGGGTCCAGAGTTATAGACCACTTCCTGTGTGACCCAGGCCCTCTGTTGGCCCTTGCCTGTTCCAGAGCTCCATTGATGGAGGTTTTCTGGACAATTATAACATCTCTTATCCTGTTTATTCCTTTCCTCTTCATCATGGGATCTTATACACTGGTCTTGAGAGCTGTGTTTAGAGTTCCTTCAAGAGATGGACAAAAAAAGGCCTTCTCCACTTGTGGGTCTCATCTCACAGTAGTTTTACTCTTTTATGGCTCAGTGATGATAATGTATCTGAGTCCAACTTCTGAACATGAAGCTGGAGTGCAGAAGCTTGTGACTCTATTTTACTCTGTGGTTACTCCACTCATTAATCCTGTAATATACAGTCTAAGGAACAAAGATATGAAACATGCACTACAGAAGATTTTAAGAACATAA